In a genomic window of Nomascus leucogenys isolate Asia chromosome 4, Asia_NLE_v1, whole genome shotgun sequence:
- the OSBPL5 gene encoding oxysterol-binding protein-related protein 5 isoform X5, with protein sequence MWTLLKQLRPGMDLSRVVLPTFVLEPRSFLNKLSDYYYHADLLSRAAVEEDAYSRMKLVLQWYLSGFYKKPKGIKKPYNPLLGETFRCCWFHPQTDSRTFYIAEQVSHHPPVSAFHVSNRKDGFCISGSITAKSRFYGNSLSALLDGKATLTFLNRAENYTLTMPYAHCKGILYGTMTMELGGKVTIECAKNNFQAELEFKLKPFFGGSTSINQISGKITSGEEVLASLSGHWDRDVFIKEEGSGSTELFWTPSGEVRRQRLRQHTVPLEEQTELESERLWQHVTRAISKGDQHRATQEKFALEEAQRRRARERQESLMPWKPQLFHLNPITQEWHYRYEDHRPWDPLKDIAQYEQDGILRTLQQEAVARQTTFLGSPGPRHKRSSPDQQLRKASDQPSGHSQATESSGSTPESCPELSDEEQDGDFVPGSESPCPRCRKEARRLQALHEAILSIREAQQELHRHLSAMLSSTARAAQAPTPGLLQSPRSWFLLCVFLACQLFINHILK encoded by the exons ATGTGGACCCTGCTGAAGCAGCTACGGCCAGGCATGGACCTGTCCCGCGTGGTGCTACCCACGTTCGTACTGGAGCCGCGCTCCTTCCTGAACAAGCTTTCTGACTACTACTACCACGCAGACCTGCTATCCAG GGCTGCGGTGGAGGAGGATGCCTACAGCCGCATGAAGCTGGTGCTGCAGTGGTACCTGTCTGGCTTCTACAAGAAGCCCAAG GGAATCAAGAAGCCGTACAACCCCCTCCTGGGGGAGACCTTCCGCTGCTGCTGGTTCCACCCCCAGACTGACAGCCGCACATTCTACATAGCAGAGCAG GTGTCCCACCACCCACCCGTGTCTGCCTTCCACGTCAGCAACCGAAAGGATGGCTTCTGCATCAGTGGCAGCATCACAGCCAAGTCCAGGTTCTATG GGAACTCGCTGTCGGCGCTGCTGGACGGCAAAGCCACGCTCACCTTCCTGAACCGAGCTGAGAATTACACCCTTACCATGCCCTATGCCCACTGCAAAG GAATCCTGTATGGCACAATGACCATGGAGCTGGGTGGGAAGGTCACCATCGAGTGCGCGAAGAACAACTTCCAGGCcgagctggaattcaaactcaAG CCTTTCTTCGGGGGTAGTACCAGCATCAACCAGATCTCGGGAAAGATCACGTCGGGAGAGGAAGTCCTGGCGAGCCTCAGTGGCCACTGG GACAGGGACGTGTTTATCAaggaggaagggagtggaagCACTGAGCTTTTCTGGACCCCGAGCGGGGAGGTCCGCAGGCAGAGGCTGAGACAGCACACAGTGCCGCTGGAGGAGCAGACGGAGCTGGAGTCCGAGAG GCTCTGGCAGCACGTCACCAGGGCCATCAGCAAGGGCGACCAGCACAGGGCCACACAGGAGAAGTTTGCGCTGGAGGAGGCACAGCGGCGGCGGGCCCGCGAGCGGCAGGAGAGCCTCATGCCCTGGAAGCCACAGCTGTTCCACCTGAACCCCATCACCCAGGAGTGGCACTACCGATACGAGGA CCACAGGCCCTGGGACCCCCTGAAGGACATCGCCCAGTATGAGCAAGACGGGATCTTGCGGACCCTGCAGCAGGAGGCCGTGGCCCGCCAGACCACCTTCCTGGGCAGCCCAGGGCCCAGGCACAAG AGGTCTAGCCCAGACCAGCAACTTCGCAAGGCCAGCGACCAGCCCTCCGGCCACAGCCAGGCCACGGAGAGCAGCGGATCCACGCCTGAGTCCTGCCCAGAGCTCTCAGACGAGGAGCAGGATGGTGACTTTGTCCCTG GCAGTGAGAGCCCATGCCCTCGGTGCAGGAAGGAGGCGCGGCGGCTGCAGGCCCTGCACGAGGCCATCCTCTCCATCCGAGAGGCCCAGCAAGAGCTGCACAG GCACCTCTCGGCCATGCTGAGCTCCACGGCACGGGCAGCACAGGCACCGACCCCAGGCCTCCTGCAGAGCCCCCGATCCTGGTTCCTGCTCTGCGTGTTCCTGGCGTGTCAGCTGTTCATTAACCACATCCTCAAATAG